One stretch of Dehalobacter sp. DNA includes these proteins:
- a CDS encoding carbon monoxide dehydrogenase accessory protein CooC, whose translation MKIAITGKGGVGKTTFAAILSRLYAAEGYRVLAVDADPDANLALALGFPDEIISKIVPIAEMKELIAERTSTPTDSFSKMFKLNPQVDDIPDKYCTRYNGVNLLTMGTVESGGSGCVCPEHVLLKRLTSHLVLQNKDVVVMDMEAGIEHLGRGTAQGVNAFIVVIEPGARSLQTYHKIKKLASDIGVSKIYAVGNKIKNDADKGYILDNIDFEACLGFISYNANVVNSDRADQSPFTDNKIVEEVKAIKIKLNALI comes from the coding sequence ATAAAAATAGCAATTACAGGTAAAGGTGGCGTCGGCAAAACAACTTTTGCAGCAATTCTAAGCAGACTGTATGCAGCGGAAGGCTACCGGGTCCTGGCAGTTGATGCCGATCCTGATGCCAATCTGGCTTTGGCCCTTGGTTTTCCTGACGAGATTATTTCCAAGATCGTACCGATCGCCGAGATGAAAGAACTGATTGCCGAAAGAACAAGTACCCCGACCGATTCCTTTAGTAAAATGTTTAAATTGAATCCGCAGGTAGATGATATCCCGGACAAATACTGTACCCGCTATAACGGTGTAAATCTGTTAACGATGGGTACCGTCGAAAGCGGCGGCAGCGGCTGCGTTTGCCCGGAACATGTCCTGTTGAAAAGACTTACTTCTCATTTAGTCCTGCAAAATAAAGATGTTGTCGTTATGGATATGGAAGCCGGGATTGAGCATCTCGGCAGAGGAACAGCCCAGGGTGTGAATGCCTTTATTGTGGTCATTGAGCCCGGAGCCAGAAGCCTCCAGACGTACCACAAGATCAAGAAGCTGGCTTCCGATATCGGCGTATCGAAAATTTATGCCGTGGGCAACAAGATCAAAAACGATGCAGATAAAGGGTATATCCTCGACAATATCGATTTTGAAGCCTGCCTGGGTTTTATCTCTTACAACGCAAACGTCGTCAATTCTGATCGGGCAGACCAGTCTCCTTTCACGGACAATAAGATTGTTGAAGAAGTTAAAGCAATTAAGATTAAGCTCAATGCTTTGATATAG
- a CDS encoding AAA family ATPase, with translation MGRTIAVAGKGGTGKTTITGLLIDYLVKNKQGPVLAVDADANANLNEVLGETIEVTLGEIREEVNLRETMRDGFPGGMTKAQYLQYQLNTGITEGDGYDLLVMGRSEGKGCYCFVNGILREQLDKVSDKYNYVVIDNEAGMEHLSRGTARNIDILILVSDCSRRGIQAVGRINKLVKELGLKVAQQYLIVNKAPDEQLSEGITEEISLQGLELLGIIALDPLIYAYDSQGKALVNLPDDSLSKRAIKDICQIIGL, from the coding sequence ATGGGAAGAACAATTGCGGTAGCCGGTAAAGGCGGAACCGGAAAAACAACCATTACAGGCCTTTTGATCGATTACCTTGTCAAAAATAAGCAAGGACCTGTACTTGCCGTCGATGCTGATGCCAATGCCAATTTGAATGAAGTGCTGGGAGAAACAATCGAAGTTACGCTTGGAGAAATCAGAGAAGAAGTAAACTTAAGAGAAACCATGCGTGATGGCTTCCCCGGAGGAATGACCAAGGCCCAGTACCTTCAGTACCAACTGAATACCGGGATCACCGAAGGAGATGGTTATGACCTCCTCGTCATGGGAAGATCCGAAGGCAAAGGCTGCTACTGTTTTGTTAACGGGATTTTGCGGGAACAGCTTGACAAAGTCTCTGATAAATACAACTATGTTGTGATCGATAATGAAGCCGGCATGGAGCACTTGAGTCGGGGAACGGCAAGAAACATTGATATTCTGATCCTCGTTAGCGACTGCTCGCGCCGCGGCATTCAGGCCGTTGGCCGAATCAACAAGTTGGTTAAAGAATTAGGTCTGAAAGTAGCTCAACAATATTTGATTGTCAATAAAGCCCCAGATGAACAATTAAGCGAGGGGATTACTGAAGAAATATCTTTGCAGGGGTTGGAACTGCTGGGGATCATTGCCCTGGATCCATTGATATATGCGTATGATTCTCAGGGAAAAGCCTTGGTTAATTTGCCTGATGACAGTTTATCAAAACGGGCAATTAAAGATATCTGCCAAATAATTGGTTTATAA
- the acsD gene encoding acetyl-CoA decarbonylase/synthase complex subunit delta, with the protein MAFKTSVQKYSGSIYNLELGTGENTLALGGQNVFPFYSFDGDTGSGVKIGLEILDIYPENWADGLKSIYGSAAENTVEWAKYAEEKFAPDFICLRFEGADPNGLNKSVEECATLAKKVANAVKLPLVIAGTQNYEKDLKLFEKVAEELEGKNILLLSAVEDNYKTVAAAGVTAYKHKVAAESSVDINLAKQLNILINQLEVKNENIIMNVGTAPVGYGFEYVASTIDRIRLAALGQNDKTLQMPIITPVSFDTWNVKESASTEEDSPEWGCQEERGIAMEVSTAASVIAVGSDAVVLRHPRSAETIRAFVDNLK; encoded by the coding sequence GTGGCTTTTAAAACCTCAGTCCAAAAGTATAGTGGAAGCATTTACAACTTGGAATTAGGGACAGGGGAGAACACCTTAGCTCTCGGTGGACAGAATGTGTTTCCGTTTTACAGTTTTGACGGTGACACCGGCAGCGGCGTAAAGATTGGTTTGGAAATACTCGATATTTACCCAGAAAATTGGGCAGATGGTCTTAAGTCCATCTATGGTTCAGCTGCAGAAAATACTGTGGAATGGGCCAAATATGCTGAAGAAAAGTTTGCACCTGATTTCATTTGCTTACGGTTTGAAGGCGCAGATCCGAATGGTCTAAATAAATCCGTTGAAGAATGTGCCACTCTGGCTAAGAAAGTTGCCAATGCTGTTAAACTGCCTCTTGTTATTGCCGGGACACAAAATTATGAGAAAGACCTTAAATTATTTGAGAAAGTAGCCGAAGAGCTGGAAGGTAAAAATATCCTTTTGTTATCCGCTGTTGAAGATAACTATAAGACTGTTGCCGCAGCTGGCGTAACAGCTTATAAACATAAAGTAGCGGCTGAGTCCTCGGTTGACATCAACCTGGCTAAGCAATTAAATATTTTAATCAACCAACTGGAAGTCAAAAACGAAAATATCATAATGAATGTTGGGACCGCACCTGTCGGTTACGGTTTTGAGTATGTCGCTTCGACCATTGACAGAATCAGACTGGCCGCTTTGGGTCAAAATGATAAAACCTTACAGATGCCGATTATTACACCCGTTTCTTTTGATACTTGGAACGTTAAAGAGTCTGCCTCTACAGAGGAAGATTCTCCGGAATGGGGCTGCCAGGAAGAGCGTGGAATTGCTATGGAGGTTTCTACAGCCGCCAGTGTTATTGCCGTCGGCTCCGATGCTGTTGTTCTACGTCATCCGCGTTCAGCAGAGACAATCCGTGCTTTCGTGGATAACCTGAAATAA
- the acsC gene encoding acetyl-CoA decarbonylase/synthase complex subunit gamma, producing the protein MAMSGLDIYKLTPKTNCKECGFPTCMAFSMKVAAGGVEISKCSHMSDDAMAKLSESTAPLMKVVTFGKGETECKLGGEIVLFRHEKTFVNRNRFAVLLSDAMSQEQIDAKIANMKNVDYVRIGEEMRAEIAALQYVGNKDAYLSLVSKVKASGLKVAYMLVCPDVSVLKETLELVKDELPIVFGADSNNYQEMVALVKDLKLPLGLKAPSLAELYDLVENVQKLDYKELLLDIGSASAREAFTNAVQIRRTALKEQDRTFGYPSVVFVNELAKGDKFMEVALASLFTMKYGSLIVMDDMDYARALPLFGLRQNIYTDPQKPMRVEPEFYPINNPGDSSPVLITVDFALTYFVVSGEVERSKVPAWLGIPDAGGYSVLTAWAAGKFSGSVIAKFIKESGIESKTKCRKLIIPGKVAVLKGDIQDSLPDWEVIIGPDEAMHLPKFLRTMEGIN; encoded by the coding sequence ATGGCAATGTCCGGATTGGATATCTATAAACTGACTCCCAAAACCAACTGTAAAGAATGTGGCTTTCCTACCTGTATGGCTTTTTCGATGAAGGTAGCAGCTGGCGGTGTAGAAATAAGCAAGTGCTCGCACATGAGTGATGATGCGATGGCAAAGCTCTCTGAGTCCACTGCTCCCCTGATGAAGGTCGTGACTTTCGGCAAAGGAGAAACCGAATGTAAACTTGGCGGTGAAATTGTTCTTTTCCGTCACGAGAAAACCTTTGTCAACCGCAACAGATTTGCTGTACTGCTTTCCGATGCGATGTCCCAGGAACAAATCGATGCGAAGATCGCCAATATGAAAAACGTCGACTATGTCCGGATCGGCGAAGAAATGAGAGCTGAAATTGCTGCCCTACAGTATGTTGGCAACAAAGACGCTTATCTCTCTTTAGTCAGTAAAGTTAAAGCTTCCGGTTTAAAAGTAGCCTACATGCTGGTATGCCCCGATGTTTCCGTGCTGAAAGAAACTTTGGAACTGGTCAAAGATGAACTCCCGATCGTATTCGGCGCTGACAGCAACAACTATCAGGAAATGGTTGCTTTGGTCAAGGATCTCAAACTCCCTCTCGGCTTAAAAGCACCCTCACTTGCCGAATTGTATGATCTGGTCGAAAATGTCCAGAAACTTGATTACAAAGAATTACTGCTGGATATCGGCAGCGCTTCTGCACGTGAAGCTTTTACCAACGCTGTACAGATCCGCAGAACAGCTCTAAAAGAGCAAGACAGAACCTTTGGTTATCCTTCCGTAGTCTTTGTCAACGAGCTGGCCAAAGGTGACAAATTTATGGAAGTTGCTCTGGCCTCCCTGTTCACCATGAAATATGGTTCCCTTATTGTTATGGACGATATGGATTACGCCCGCGCTCTCCCGCTCTTCGGTTTAAGACAGAATATCTATACTGACCCGCAGAAACCGATGAGAGTTGAACCGGAATTCTATCCGATCAACAACCCCGGCGACAGCTCACCTGTTTTGATTACGGTTGACTTTGCTCTGACTTACTTCGTTGTTTCCGGTGAAGTGGAGAGATCCAAAGTACCGGCCTGGCTGGGAATCCCTGATGCCGGCGGTTATTCCGTCCTTACAGCATGGGCCGCAGGCAAGTTCAGCGGTTCGGTCATTGCTAAATTCATTAAAGAATCCGGCATTGAAAGTAAAACAAAATGCAGAAAGCTTATTATTCCTGGAAAAGTTGCCGTTCTGAAAGGTGACATCCAGGACAGCCTTCCTGACTGGGAAGTTATCATTGGTCCTGATGAAGCCATGCATCTTCCTAAATTTTTAAGAACGATGGAAGGCATTAACTGA